The proteins below are encoded in one region of Nitrospira lenta:
- a CDS encoding DUF3187 family protein, protein MPWGQCVFAILFISFVLAGGGSPRLVLAEGFGPFPVRNFQPLHQLVLGMPGDRATVLAPGALDLRIELANTANVFSDTTPQASVTMKFESIRSGFFLRYGVTERLEVAVEVPVVNRYRGIMDGMITAVERATTGLAPDRKALDGTGYAYHVTSNGRNAINAREGVVGLGDASVMGKYQVLTETSVLPALSFRAAIKLPTGDESNLLGSGSPDYGLGVAMEKHVAKNWMVYANLNGVIPTGRIAGFELQPVISGLVAVEYLWSENFSILGHFDYFSSPVKGTGTHVFDKGVTEGVLGFSYRLRPQLLWQVYAVENLDFIVGSAADFTLSTVMTFQLGS, encoded by the coding sequence ATGCCGTGGGGACAGTGTGTTTTTGCCATTCTCTTTATAAGTTTTGTCTTGGCCGGTGGGGGAAGTCCCCGGCTGGTGTTGGCGGAGGGGTTTGGACCGTTTCCCGTGAGAAACTTCCAGCCACTTCACCAGTTAGTGCTGGGAATGCCCGGTGATCGCGCGACGGTCTTGGCGCCTGGAGCGCTCGATCTTCGTATTGAACTCGCCAATACGGCCAACGTCTTTTCCGATACCACGCCGCAGGCGTCCGTCACGATGAAGTTTGAGAGTATCCGGTCAGGGTTCTTTCTCCGTTACGGAGTGACTGAGCGACTGGAGGTGGCCGTGGAAGTGCCGGTCGTGAACCGGTACCGGGGCATCATGGATGGCATGATCACGGCTGTGGAGCGGGCGACGACCGGTTTGGCGCCCGATCGGAAGGCACTCGATGGGACGGGATACGCCTATCACGTGACGTCGAACGGACGCAACGCGATCAATGCGCGAGAGGGTGTGGTCGGATTGGGCGATGCGTCGGTGATGGGAAAGTATCAGGTCTTGACGGAGACTAGTGTGTTGCCGGCGTTGTCGTTTCGCGCGGCGATCAAACTTCCGACGGGAGACGAGTCGAACCTTCTGGGAAGCGGGAGTCCGGATTACGGGTTGGGTGTGGCCATGGAGAAACATGTGGCCAAGAACTGGATGGTCTATGCGAATCTCAATGGTGTGATTCCGACCGGCCGCATTGCAGGATTTGAGTTGCAGCCGGTTATTTCTGGCCTGGTCGCGGTGGAGTATCTCTGGTCGGAGAACTTTTCCATCCTAGGACATTTCGACTACTTCTCCTCGCCGGTGAAAGGAACCGGCACGCATGTGTTCGACAAGGGCGTGACGGAAGGCGTCCTCGGTTTTAGTTATCGTCTGCGCCCGCAGTTGCTTTGGCAAGTCTATGCCGTTGAAAATCTCGACTTCATCGTCGGGAGTGCCGCTGACTTTACACTCTCCACGGTAATGACCTTTCAATTGGGGTCGTGA
- a CDS encoding BamA/TamA family outer membrane protein → MFPLHRLAIAIMCLWIEIGGVCLVSAWADTQVIPVPSVSTTRNDGNDLGLIMPILVTDPDGELKYLMAPMLIRNSIVGTRGAFNFFQYEPGGRQIQFIGSYTEKIERKLVFSYVDPAFSNGRYFLQFGGSFFKNATSRFFGSGQDSLEANETNYTAREIRANWRFGVYLNEVTQIALAQRVRDVQLQRGATNLPFTGERFGAVDGVKGESIIVGHRASFYYDTRNNLVTPTDGMAVTAYAELNQNVRNGEHPVYSRYELDIKKLFPSESKRAILVIRANLQATIGTQVPFYEQSSLGGQNNLRGFGVDRFIDKHLIAVSIEERIHIARTRLAGVMADFEVAPFLDTGQVFGDFKDVSVKDYRMTPGIGIRGIVRPNVVGRLDYGFSREGGAIFAGLDFPY, encoded by the coding sequence ATGTTTCCCCTGCATCGACTTGCTATTGCGATCATGTGCTTGTGGATTGAGATAGGCGGAGTGTGCCTTGTCTCTGCCTGGGCCGACACGCAAGTCATCCCCGTCCCGTCTGTGTCGACGACGCGCAACGACGGTAATGATCTCGGGCTGATCATGCCGATTCTCGTGACGGATCCCGACGGCGAGCTGAAATATCTGATGGCTCCGATGTTGATCCGGAATTCGATTGTCGGAACCCGAGGCGCGTTCAATTTCTTTCAGTACGAACCGGGCGGGCGGCAAATTCAATTTATCGGTTCGTACACGGAAAAGATCGAGCGCAAGCTCGTATTTTCCTATGTGGATCCCGCCTTCAGTAACGGCCGGTATTTTCTCCAGTTCGGCGGATCGTTCTTCAAGAACGCCACGTCCCGGTTTTTCGGTTCCGGGCAAGACTCGCTGGAAGCGAACGAAACCAATTACACCGCTCGTGAAATTCGGGCGAACTGGCGGTTCGGCGTCTATCTGAACGAGGTGACGCAAATCGCGCTGGCTCAGCGTGTCCGGGATGTGCAGCTTCAGCGCGGCGCCACGAATCTTCCCTTCACGGGCGAGCGGTTTGGCGCCGTGGATGGAGTCAAAGGGGAATCGATCATCGTCGGGCACCGCGCAAGCTTTTACTATGATACCCGCAATAACTTAGTGACCCCGACGGACGGGATGGCCGTTACGGCGTATGCGGAGTTGAATCAGAATGTGAGAAACGGTGAGCATCCGGTGTATTCGCGCTACGAACTCGACATCAAAAAGCTGTTTCCCAGCGAATCGAAGCGGGCCATTCTTGTCATCCGGGCGAATTTGCAGGCGACGATCGGCACGCAGGTTCCGTTTTACGAGCAAAGCTCGCTGGGCGGGCAGAATAATCTCCGCGGGTTCGGTGTCGACCGGTTCATCGACAAGCATTTGATTGCCGTGAGTATCGAGGAGCGAATCCATATCGCCCGCACCAGGCTGGCCGGGGTCATGGCGGACTTTGAAGTGGCCCCGTTTCTTGATACCGGGCAAGTGTTCGGGGATTTCAAAGATGTCAGCGTCAAAGATTACCGGATGACTCCGGGGATCGGCATTCGCGGCATTGTGCGGCCGAATGTCGTGGGACGGCTTGATTATGGATTCAGTCGTGAAGGCGGGGCCATTTTTGCCGGCCTTGATTTTCCTTACTAG
- a CDS encoding MlaC/ttg2D family ABC transporter substrate-binding protein, translating into MTTHGTTVLDGAMMRRIGRMVLIGLMGLCLSLGFTHSQALAGPPTDSMKSTIDEVLRIIRDKELKQAAKAEERRSLLEKVVAERFDYQEMSRRALGAPWNQLSDKEKQEFVSLFQTLLTNSYAEKVESYSGEGVQYVNERTEKDYAEVRTKILSGKTEIPLDYRLLNHGADWRVYDVVVDGVSLVNNYRGQFTKILRASSYPDLVDQLRKKSDKLKSP; encoded by the coding sequence ATGACGACGCATGGTACGACGGTTCTCGATGGCGCAATGATGCGGCGGATTGGCCGGATGGTCCTGATCGGGCTGATGGGACTGTGTCTGTCGCTCGGGTTCACTCACTCTCAGGCCCTTGCCGGTCCTCCGACGGATTCGATGAAAAGCACGATCGACGAGGTGCTGCGCATCATTCGCGATAAAGAATTGAAGCAGGCGGCCAAGGCCGAAGAGCGGCGGTCATTGCTGGAGAAAGTGGTGGCCGAGCGGTTTGATTATCAGGAGATGTCGCGTCGCGCCCTTGGTGCTCCCTGGAATCAGTTGTCGGACAAGGAGAAGCAAGAGTTCGTGTCCTTGTTTCAGACGCTCTTGACCAATTCGTACGCAGAAAAAGTGGAGTCCTACTCAGGCGAAGGCGTGCAGTATGTGAATGAACGGACTGAAAAAGACTATGCCGAAGTGCGAACCAAGATTCTCTCCGGGAAAACGGAAATCCCGCTCGACTACCGTCTCCTTAATCATGGTGCCGATTGGCGGGTGTATGATGTGGTTGTCGATGGCGTCAGTTTGGTAAACAACTATCGCGGGCAATTTACCAAGATTCTTCGCGCGTCGTCCTACCCCGACCTCGTCGATCAGCTCAGGAAAAAATCCGATAAGCTTAAATCTCCGTAA
- the mlaD gene encoding outer membrane lipid asymmetry maintenance protein MlaD → MENTKLELVVGAFVLVGILCLGYLSIKLGKLEVIGGDLYEVTALFNTATGLKSGATIEIAGVEVGRVRSIALKEDRAIVTLAVDNGVKLYTDTIASIKTRGIIGEKFLALSPGGGGDPLKPGDTIRDTESGLDLEELVSQYVHGKVN, encoded by the coding sequence ATGGAAAATACCAAGCTCGAACTGGTGGTCGGCGCGTTTGTCCTGGTCGGGATCCTGTGTCTGGGCTACCTCTCTATTAAGCTGGGGAAGCTGGAGGTGATCGGCGGCGATCTGTATGAAGTCACCGCGTTGTTCAATACCGCGACCGGCCTGAAATCGGGAGCAACCATTGAAATTGCGGGTGTGGAGGTGGGGCGTGTGAGGAGTATCGCGCTCAAGGAAGATCGCGCAATCGTCACGCTCGCCGTCGACAACGGGGTCAAGCTCTATACGGATACTATTGCGTCGATCAAAACGAGAGGGATTATCGGGGAAAAATTTCTGGCGCTGTCGCCCGGCGGCGGCGGAGATCCGTTGAAGCCCGGTGATACTATTCGGGATACCGAGTCCGGTCTGGATCTTGAGGAGTTGGTTAGTCAGTATGTGCATGGTAAGGTGAACTGA
- a CDS encoding ABC transporter ATP-binding protein has protein sequence MLKLVGVKKTLGTQAVLRGVDLTIPSGKLTTIIGRSGEGKSVLLKHMIGLLQPDEGQVWVGDIDISHLRGRPLNEVRKQFAMLFQGAALFDSMSVFENVAFPLKEKLRMKGPEVATRVDEILEQVGLAGMGHKFPAELSGGMRKRAGLARALVMRPEIVLFDEPTTGLDPLMAKSIHELITKTQRQFGFTAVMVSHEIPEIFFFSDYVAMLKQGRIAVMAPPAEFIRTTDPEIQEFISVGGPVVLSGAAASS, from the coding sequence ATGCTCAAGCTTGTCGGTGTCAAAAAAACGTTAGGGACGCAGGCCGTGTTGCGAGGGGTTGACCTCACGATCCCTTCCGGAAAGTTGACGACGATTATCGGGCGCAGCGGAGAAGGGAAGAGTGTGCTGTTGAAGCACATGATCGGACTGCTCCAGCCGGACGAGGGACAGGTTTGGGTCGGGGATATCGATATCTCCCATCTGCGCGGCCGGCCGTTGAATGAAGTGCGGAAGCAATTTGCGATGTTGTTCCAGGGGGCGGCGCTGTTCGACTCGATGTCCGTCTTTGAGAACGTGGCCTTTCCCTTAAAGGAAAAGCTGCGGATGAAGGGTCCCGAGGTGGCGACGCGAGTGGACGAGATACTTGAACAGGTCGGATTAGCCGGCATGGGGCACAAATTTCCGGCTGAGCTCAGCGGCGGGATGAGAAAGCGCGCCGGATTGGCGCGTGCGTTGGTGATGCGGCCTGAGATTGTGTTGTTCGATGAACCGACCACGGGGTTGGATCCATTGATGGCGAAATCCATTCATGAGTTGATTACCAAGACGCAGCGGCAGTTTGGGTTTACGGCGGTCATGGTCAGTCATGAAATTCCGGAGATTTTCTTCTTCTCCGACTACGTTGCCATGTTGAAACAGGGACGGATTGCGGTGATGGCCCCGCCTGCCGAATTCATACGAACGACAGATCCGGAGATCCAGGAATTTATTTCAGTCGGGGGGCCGGTCGTGCTGTCCGGCGCCGCTGCAAGCTCGTAA
- a CDS encoding MlaE family ABC transporter permease, whose amino-acid sequence MTVLAAIGRPVLRNVREMGRMLIFLVSSFGWLLRPPFRFFQFVKQLHFIGYKSTFVVVLTAGFTGMVLALQGYYTLRKFGSEGLLGSAVALSMIRELGPVLAALMVTARAGSAMTAEIGIMRITEQIDALDTMAINPLQYLIAPKIIGGLIGVPLLVALFDVVGIYGGYLVGVDLLGVNAGSYWTSIESAVEWKDIYGGILKSISFGLIISWVCCYKGFYTRMSAEGLGSATTEAVVLSSVLILVWDYFLTSILL is encoded by the coding sequence ATGACAGTGCTTGCAGCAATAGGGCGGCCGGTCTTGCGAAATGTCCGGGAAATGGGGCGGATGCTCATTTTTCTCGTGTCATCGTTCGGGTGGTTGCTGCGACCGCCGTTTCGGTTCTTCCAGTTCGTCAAACAGCTGCACTTCATCGGCTATAAATCCACATTCGTTGTCGTGTTGACGGCCGGATTCACCGGCATGGTGCTCGCCCTTCAGGGCTATTACACGTTGCGGAAGTTCGGTTCTGAGGGATTGCTCGGGTCCGCCGTGGCGTTGAGTATGATTCGTGAGCTCGGACCTGTGTTAGCGGCGCTGATGGTAACGGCTCGGGCCGGTTCCGCCATGACCGCTGAAATCGGCATTATGCGCATCACGGAACAGATCGACGCGCTCGATACTATGGCGATCAATCCGCTTCAATATCTGATTGCGCCAAAAATAATCGGGGGCTTGATCGGCGTGCCGTTGCTGGTGGCGCTGTTCGACGTCGTCGGGATTTACGGCGGCTATTTGGTCGGTGTGGATTTGCTCGGCGTCAATGCCGGATCCTACTGGACATCGATTGAGTCCGCTGTCGAATGGAAAGATATTTACGGCGGTATCCTCAAGTCGATCAGCTTCGGATTGATCATCAGCTGGGTCTGCTGCTACAAGGGCTTCTATACCCGGATGAGTGCCGAGGGATTGGGTTCGGCGACGACTGAGGCGGTGGTGTTGTCTTCGGTGTTGATCCTGGTGTGGGATTATTTCCTGACGTCGATCTTGTTGTAA
- the shc gene encoding squalene--hopene cyclase codes for MKLFRTLFDRISSSLLATIPGKYNPAIGYAQAPPLRLVSDKITPLAAPDLSRRPSAHTVSQPDAIDDAIRRSQSWFLSKQDPAEGFWVAELEADTTLTSEYLMLRRFLDCVDPVKEERAVKYLRTMQLPDGGWPIHYGGPAEISASVKAYFALKLSGVPATDPCLLRAHERIMVMGGVVQANVFTKIALALFDQYDWEGVPHMPVEIMLLPKRFYFSIYAISYWSRAVLIPLLIVFAHQPVCRIPREQGIEELYLVPRGQVPYWKYPPFNKDQAWFTPHNFFVMLDAVLKLYDRMPLLWLREKAMHKAATWMLDHLKGSGGLGAIYPAMANSVLALRCLGYEMDDPLVQKALREIEELEVYDTATLDGQRVATLHLQPCHSPIWDTALLMNALSEAGMPQDHPALVKAGAYLMSRQTKAVGDWTISSPQAEPGGWYFQFENELYPDVDDSAVVLMALAKLKMPEPADLRESIRRGMQWVLAMQSSDGGWGAYDKDNNRVVFNYIPFADHKALLDPSTADLTGRCLEMLGALGYDRSHPAAQSALAFIKKEQEADGSWYGRWGVNYIYGTWSVLAGLRAIGEDVSSPYIRRAVSWLESKQNPDGGWGEACHSYAEEAHSGKGQSTPSQTAWALMALMSAGVTESLSIARGVQFLLRHQLKDGSWEEVMHTGTGFPRVFYLRYHWYCQYFPLWALAMYRNLRSRGRMRSEELQEQVESSGCYRFDH; via the coding sequence ATGAAACTCTTTCGCACACTGTTTGACCGAATCTCCAGCAGTCTGCTCGCGACGATTCCCGGAAAATACAATCCGGCGATCGGATACGCGCAAGCGCCTCCGCTCCGGCTTGTCTCGGATAAAATTACGCCATTGGCGGCGCCCGATTTGTCCCGCCGGCCGTCGGCCCATACCGTGAGTCAGCCTGATGCGATCGACGATGCGATTCGGCGCAGTCAAAGCTGGTTTTTATCCAAGCAGGATCCCGCCGAGGGGTTCTGGGTGGCCGAACTTGAAGCCGATACGACATTGACGTCGGAATATCTGATGTTGCGGCGGTTTCTCGATTGTGTCGATCCGGTCAAGGAAGAACGCGCCGTCAAATATTTACGGACCATGCAGTTGCCCGATGGCGGATGGCCGATTCATTACGGCGGGCCCGCGGAAATCAGTGCCTCCGTGAAGGCCTACTTCGCGTTGAAGCTCAGCGGGGTTCCGGCAACCGATCCCTGCTTGCTGCGTGCGCATGAGCGCATCATGGTTATGGGCGGAGTTGTTCAGGCGAATGTCTTCACGAAAATCGCGCTGGCGCTGTTTGACCAGTATGACTGGGAAGGCGTGCCCCACATGCCGGTCGAGATCATGCTGCTGCCGAAGCGGTTCTATTTCAGCATCTACGCGATCTCCTATTGGTCTCGCGCCGTGCTCATCCCGTTGCTGATTGTCTTTGCGCATCAACCGGTGTGCCGCATTCCGCGCGAACAGGGGATCGAAGAATTGTATCTCGTTCCGCGCGGCCAGGTGCCGTATTGGAAATATCCGCCGTTCAACAAAGATCAAGCCTGGTTCACGCCGCACAATTTCTTCGTCATGCTGGATGCGGTGTTGAAGCTCTATGATCGGATGCCGCTGCTGTGGCTGCGTGAGAAGGCCATGCACAAGGCCGCGACGTGGATGCTGGATCACCTCAAAGGGAGCGGCGGCTTGGGTGCGATTTATCCGGCCATGGCCAACTCCGTACTCGCGCTCCGGTGCCTAGGGTACGAGATGGATGACCCGCTGGTGCAGAAGGCGCTTCGAGAGATTGAAGAGTTGGAAGTGTACGACACCGCGACGCTGGACGGCCAGAGGGTGGCGACTTTGCACCTGCAGCCCTGCCATTCCCCGATTTGGGATACGGCGCTGCTCATGAATGCATTGAGCGAAGCGGGCATGCCGCAGGACCATCCGGCGCTGGTGAAGGCGGGCGCCTACCTCATGTCTCGTCAGACAAAAGCGGTCGGCGATTGGACGATCTCTTCTCCGCAGGCTGAGCCGGGCGGGTGGTATTTCCAATTTGAAAATGAGCTGTATCCCGATGTAGACGACTCGGCCGTCGTGTTGATGGCGCTCGCGAAGCTGAAGATGCCGGAGCCGGCCGACCTGCGGGAATCCATTCGCCGCGGGATGCAATGGGTGCTGGCCATGCAGAGTTCCGACGGCGGCTGGGGGGCCTACGACAAAGATAACAATCGAGTCGTCTTTAACTACATTCCGTTCGCGGACCATAAGGCATTGCTCGATCCGAGCACGGCGGATCTTACCGGGCGCTGTTTGGAAATGCTGGGCGCGTTAGGCTATGACCGCTCCCATCCGGCGGCGCAGTCGGCGCTGGCGTTTATCAAGAAGGAACAAGAGGCGGACGGCAGTTGGTATGGCCGCTGGGGCGTGAATTACATTTACGGCACCTGGTCAGTGCTGGCGGGCCTTCGCGCGATCGGGGAAGACGTCTCGTCTCCCTACATTCGCCGGGCTGTGTCCTGGCTGGAGTCCAAGCAAAATCCCGATGGTGGATGGGGTGAGGCGTGCCACTCCTATGCGGAAGAAGCGCATAGCGGCAAAGGCCAGAGCACGCCGTCGCAAACGGCGTGGGCCTTGATGGCGCTGATGTCCGCCGGTGTGACGGAATCGTTGAGCATCGCCCGTGGCGTGCAGTTTCTCTTGAGGCATCAGCTCAAGGACGGCTCTTGGGAAGAAGTCATGCACACCGGCACGGGCTTTCCGCGGGTGTTCTATCTTCGCTACCACTGGTACTGCCAGTATTTTCCTCTGTGGGCGCTCGCGATGTATCGCAATCTCCGGTCGCGGGGCCGCATGCGGTCAGAAGAGCTTCAGGAACAGGTTGAGTCTTCCGGTTGCTATCGGTTCGATCATTGA
- the smc gene encoding chromosome segregation protein SMC yields the protein MYLKSLDMLGFKSFAESRIEFPQGVTAIVGPNGSGKSNVVDAILWVLGEQSTKTLRSEKMEDVIFNGTELRKPLGMAEVSLIIGGLDHTALPQEGGSGLPSELTEFQELMITRRLYRNGDSEYLINKTACRLKDIRTLLMDTRAGSKGHTVIAQGQIDQILNASPQDRRELIEETAGIIRYKKQKAEALRKLDATQQNILRVRDIIAEVKKQLNSLERQARQARTYQTLQQEARAVEIELLTREFVALRAGLKDVEAEVLNLDQQESEKAAGQARFATDLEQSRLRAIEIGESTGQIREELGRIEHQQAQALTASEVERNRSQLFEQQQQQESHELEGMATAQEELAHSLETIEASLVSLEEELLSREQTFASLDEDMERLLHQRASAVAEEERGRLDIMQLAVLVANTEQSVSQLIARMGEVSERGTRLVAEQEELEGHRSTALTRHEALRQEYGEAGRMVATIRAQQETVQTEAANVTAEQQELDRVILQRSEELAAVDSRLQALQGVVREEMGYGREGQDEGTALKSCEGVRDAIAEWLVIPPGMDRAVEAVLGERVHGWFVDEPAVAQRAISFLREKELGRGTFIPQQPRWERAGSGAHAWWQVLADQAGVVGRAVELIQADEARTAAKDCLFDRVVIVESLDHAVRLWERQLWAGAEGPILVTLAGEVMDASGVISGGHAHAGQGLLERRREVVSLEAKRSELTTAVESDKQRRLELQGLGQSLSLQIRQLAESLRDTEMQDLSLRKDEENLRQFVADLDVRLAGIAAEIQKGIVDRQRFEQEARSTQAQLAQWISEKAGQEASLGRVRERLTAIDQEGRVFQERVTEARLLSESLRAKQGHEQANRLRIRQQQVESEQRRQALQSHLEGLDRDIQQSQEERSRQEALCQEFGGAAATVKARLIAAQEQQAQEMAVGQSLEAGLDTVRRDMSAVRDARMAVEVRRAELRTQLSAVESTLSGTYQLDPVVLADGPAPGLERAADAGVEEAVEVIVNPLAQTAHAELKEQLHKLRERLDRMGPINLAAISEHQELDQRYTFLTTQEQDLAASINSLKEIIQRINKTTKDMFVTTFAELQQKFTEVFGQFFPGGRAELLLVDEPVGENGEGGGNQEPGVDIVAQPPGKRLKSITMLSGGEKTLTAMALLFASFLIRPTPFCLLDEIDAPLDEENIGRFTSVLREMSKNAQFLVITHNKRTMAIADSLFGVTMEQPGVSKLVSVRLGDLQPA from the coding sequence ATGTATTTGAAATCGCTCGATATGCTGGGGTTCAAGTCATTTGCCGAATCGCGGATTGAGTTCCCGCAAGGAGTGACGGCTATTGTCGGTCCCAACGGCAGCGGCAAGAGTAACGTGGTGGACGCCATTCTCTGGGTGTTGGGCGAGCAAAGCACGAAGACCTTGCGCAGTGAGAAAATGGAAGACGTCATTTTTAACGGGACGGAATTGCGCAAGCCGCTCGGTATGGCGGAGGTCTCGCTCATCATCGGTGGGCTCGATCACACGGCCTTGCCGCAAGAGGGTGGGTCGGGGTTGCCGAGCGAATTGACCGAGTTCCAGGAACTCATGATCACGCGGCGGCTCTACCGGAACGGCGATAGCGAATATCTCATCAACAAGACGGCGTGTCGGCTCAAAGATATCCGGACGTTGCTCATGGATACGCGGGCCGGTAGTAAGGGCCATACGGTCATCGCGCAGGGGCAGATCGATCAGATCCTCAACGCCTCTCCTCAAGACCGGCGTGAGTTGATCGAAGAGACGGCCGGGATTATCCGGTATAAAAAACAAAAAGCCGAAGCCCTCCGCAAGCTCGACGCCACCCAGCAAAATATTTTGCGTGTGCGTGACATCATTGCGGAAGTGAAAAAACAGCTGAACTCACTGGAGCGGCAGGCGCGGCAGGCGCGGACCTATCAGACGTTGCAGCAGGAAGCGCGGGCCGTCGAGATCGAGCTGTTGACCAGAGAATTCGTGGCGCTACGGGCGGGTTTGAAGGACGTTGAAGCGGAGGTGCTGAATCTCGATCAGCAAGAATCCGAAAAAGCCGCCGGGCAGGCGCGGTTCGCGACTGATCTGGAGCAGTCCCGCTTGCGGGCGATTGAAATCGGCGAGTCGACCGGGCAGATCCGTGAGGAATTAGGGCGGATCGAACATCAGCAGGCACAGGCGCTGACGGCGTCTGAGGTCGAACGGAACCGCAGCCAGTTATTCGAGCAGCAGCAACAGCAGGAATCCCATGAGTTGGAAGGGATGGCGACTGCCCAGGAAGAATTGGCGCACTCGCTGGAAACCATCGAAGCGTCGCTGGTTTCGCTGGAAGAGGAGTTGCTGTCTCGCGAGCAGACCTTCGCATCGCTCGATGAAGATATGGAGCGCCTCCTGCATCAGCGAGCCTCTGCGGTTGCGGAGGAGGAGCGCGGGCGTCTCGACATTATGCAGTTGGCGGTTCTGGTGGCGAACACCGAGCAGTCTGTCTCGCAGTTGATTGCCAGAATGGGCGAAGTGTCCGAGCGGGGGACCAGGCTGGTTGCGGAACAAGAGGAGCTGGAAGGGCATCGCTCGACGGCGTTGACGCGCCACGAAGCGCTGCGGCAGGAGTACGGCGAGGCGGGACGCATGGTCGCCACGATTCGCGCGCAACAAGAGACTGTCCAAACTGAGGCCGCTAATGTGACGGCTGAGCAGCAGGAGCTCGATCGCGTCATCCTTCAGCGATCGGAAGAATTGGCGGCCGTCGATTCACGGTTGCAGGCGCTGCAAGGCGTGGTGCGCGAAGAAATGGGATATGGGCGGGAAGGGCAGGATGAAGGCACGGCGCTCAAATCCTGCGAAGGCGTTCGCGATGCAATTGCCGAATGGCTGGTGATCCCTCCCGGCATGGACCGGGCGGTCGAAGCGGTATTGGGGGAACGTGTGCATGGGTGGTTTGTCGATGAGCCGGCCGTGGCGCAGCGCGCGATTAGTTTTCTTCGTGAAAAAGAACTGGGGCGCGGGACGTTTATTCCGCAGCAGCCGCGTTGGGAACGCGCCGGATCGGGTGCACATGCCTGGTGGCAGGTGCTGGCCGATCAGGCCGGTGTGGTGGGCCGGGCGGTCGAGTTGATCCAAGCGGACGAGGCCCGCACGGCGGCGAAAGACTGTCTGTTCGATCGCGTGGTGATTGTGGAGTCGTTGGATCATGCGGTGCGGTTGTGGGAGCGGCAGCTCTGGGCCGGGGCCGAGGGCCCGATCTTGGTCACCTTGGCGGGTGAAGTGATGGATGCGTCCGGCGTCATCAGCGGCGGCCATGCCCATGCGGGGCAAGGATTGCTGGAACGCCGGCGCGAGGTGGTCAGCCTGGAGGCCAAGCGGAGCGAACTCACCACCGCGGTCGAGTCCGATAAACAGCGACGCCTTGAGTTGCAGGGTCTCGGTCAGAGTTTGAGCTTGCAGATCCGGCAGTTGGCCGAGTCGTTGCGCGATACGGAAATGCAGGATTTGTCCTTGCGGAAAGACGAAGAAAATCTCCGACAATTTGTGGCGGATCTCGACGTGCGTCTTGCGGGTATTGCCGCCGAGATACAAAAAGGCATCGTGGATCGGCAGCGGTTTGAGCAGGAGGCGCGTTCGACGCAAGCGCAGCTGGCGCAGTGGATCAGTGAGAAGGCCGGACAGGAGGCCAGTTTGGGGCGCGTGCGGGAGCGGCTGACGGCCATCGATCAAGAAGGCCGGGTCTTTCAAGAACGGGTAACGGAAGCGCGTTTGCTGTCCGAAAGTTTGCGCGCCAAGCAAGGGCATGAGCAGGCGAATCGTCTCCGCATCAGGCAACAGCAAGTCGAAAGCGAACAGCGCCGGCAGGCGCTGCAGAGTCACCTGGAAGGCTTAGACCGCGACATTCAACAGAGCCAGGAAGAACGCAGCCGTCAAGAAGCGCTGTGCCAAGAATTTGGCGGGGCTGCGGCGACGGTCAAAGCGCGGTTGATCGCCGCGCAGGAACAGCAGGCTCAGGAGATGGCGGTTGGACAGTCGTTAGAGGCCGGCCTGGATACAGTGCGTCGCGACATGTCGGCGGTGCGGGACGCGCGTATGGCGGTCGAAGTCCGGCGGGCTGAGCTGCGCACGCAATTGAGCGCGGTCGAGAGCACCTTATCGGGAACCTATCAGTTGGATCCGGTTGTGCTCGCGGATGGTCCGGCGCCGGGTCTTGAGCGTGCCGCCGATGCCGGTGTCGAAGAGGCCGTCGAGGTTATTGTCAATCCGCTGGCGCAGACAGCGCACGCGGAACTGAAGGAGCAACTGCACAAGTTGCGTGAACGGCTCGACCGCATGGGGCCGATCAATCTCGCGGCGATCAGCGAGCATCAGGAGCTGGATCAGCGGTACACTTTCCTGACGACTCAAGAGCAGGATCTTGCCGCGTCGATCAATTCCCTCAAGGAAATCATTCAGCGGATCAACAAGACGACGAAGGACATGTTCGTCACCACGTTCGCCGAGCTTCAGCAGAAGTTCACCGAAGTGTTCGGCCAGTTTTTTCCCGGCGGGCGCGCGGAGCTGTTGCTGGTCGATGAGCCGGTCGGAGAAAACGGAGAAGGCGGGGGGAATCAAGAGCCGGGCGTGGATATCGTCGCCCAGCCTCCGGGAAAGCGCTTGAAGAGCATCACCATGCTGTCCGGCGGTGAGAAAACTTTGACGGCCATGGCGCTGCTCTTCGCCAGTTTCCTGATCCGGCCGACGCCGTTTTGTCTGCTCGACGAAATCGACGCCCCGCTCGATGAAGAAAATATCGGGCGGTTCACCAGTGTGCTGCGGGAGATGTCGAAGAACGCGCAGTTCCTCGTCATCACGCACAATAAACGCACCATGGCGATTGCCGATTCGCTGTTCGGCGTGACGATGGAACAGCCGGGCGTGTCCAAGTTGGTGTCGGTGCGGTTGGGTGATCTCCAGCCGGCCTGA